One Jeotgalicoccus saudimassiliensis DNA window includes the following coding sequences:
- a CDS encoding Na(+)/H(+) antiporter subunit C → MELVTIILSGILIASATYLILSKSVLRIIIGLSILSHGVHLMILTMGQLKRGNVPVLDDSVSSYSDPLPQALILTAIVISFALTAYSLVLLLRNYKELGTDNTEDMKGVPHGD, encoded by the coding sequence ATGGAACTCGTCACTATAATTTTATCCGGCATACTGATTGCCAGTGCGACTTACTTAATTTTGTCAAAGAGTGTTTTACGTATAATTATCGGACTTTCCATTCTGTCTCACGGAGTTCATTTAATGATTCTGACAATGGGACAGCTGAAACGCGGTAACGTGCCGGTTCTTGACGATTCAGTAAGTTCGTATTCCGATCCATTGCCGCAGGCTTTAATTCTGACAGCAATTGTAATTTCATTTGCCTTGACTGCATACAGTCTCGTATTGCTGCTCAGAAACTATAAAGAGCTCGGCACAGATAATACCGAAGATATGAAAGGAGTTCCACATGGCGATTAA
- a CDS encoding Na+/H+ antiporter subunit E yields the protein MSFQLMINVLLAFLWVFMNGDFTVGTFVTGYLIGLVAVYVLRNFLPGRFYIKRLYWIIKLFFIFIIELTKANLEVVRIVMSPKIDIHPGFYAYPSDLEEEWEVALLSTLITLTPGTVVVAISEDYSNIYIHGLDMEDADEEIENIKTSFENVIKEVSKP from the coding sequence TTGTCTTTTCAACTGATGATTAACGTCTTACTTGCATTCCTATGGGTGTTTATGAATGGTGATTTTACAGTAGGTACATTTGTTACAGGTTATCTTATCGGTTTAGTTGCGGTATACGTACTCCGTAACTTCCTGCCGGGTCGCTTTTATATCAAGCGTCTCTACTGGATAATCAAGCTGTTCTTTATCTTTATCATCGAACTGACAAAAGCGAATCTCGAAGTTGTACGTATCGTTATGTCACCGAAAATCGATATTCATCCGGGATTCTATGCTTATCCTAGTGACCTGGAAGAAGAATGGGAAGTTGCTCTGCTTTCCACGTTAATTACATTAACTCCCGGGACGGTAGTTGTGGCAATTTCTGAAGACTATTCCAATATTTATATTCACGGACTTGATATGGAAGACGCCGATGAAGAAATTGAAAACATTAAAACTTCTTTTGAAAATGTAATAAAAGAGGTGTCTAAACCATGA
- a CDS encoding YuiB family protein has translation MTMNIVQLFISVLLYFVLFYGISFILNMILKMTWIMAFVYPVIVLWIIGRVSLFDYISSPGESFNTLWDNIIGISMFDIVILGSGFIGIILAGMTIRYLRKAGYQMF, from the coding sequence ATGACAATGAATATCGTTCAGCTGTTTATCTCTGTACTGCTGTACTTTGTCCTGTTTTACGGAATCAGCTTCATTCTGAATATGATTTTGAAAATGACATGGATTATGGCGTTCGTTTATCCTGTAATCGTACTGTGGATCATCGGCAGAGTCTCATTATTTGACTACATATCAAGTCCCGGTGAATCTTTCAATACATTGTGGGACAACATTATCGGAATATCGATGTTTGACATCGTGATTTTAGGCAGCGGATTTATCGGAATTATTTTAGCGGGCATGACAATACGCTACTTGAGAAAAGCAGGCTACCAAATGTTTTAG
- the mnhG gene encoding monovalent cation/H(+) antiporter subunit G: protein MTEIIIVSLITFFLIAGAFFTVVAAVGIIRLPDTYTRLHAASKSSTFGVGLTLIGVFIYFGYYHAEFDTQLLLAVLFIFISAPVGAHFIARSAFHSDVEPYKLTILNELKRAETGSEVDTEETARLKIERSKDKELDD from the coding sequence ATGACAGAGATAATAATAGTTAGTCTGATAACATTTTTCTTAATCGCAGGTGCCTTTTTCACAGTAGTTGCTGCAGTCGGAATAATCCGTCTCCCGGATACATATACACGGCTGCACGCTGCATCTAAAAGTTCAACGTTCGGTGTTGGACTGACACTGATTGGAGTATTCATTTACTTCGGATACTACCATGCAGAATTTGATACACAGCTGTTACTTGCTGTACTGTTTATTTTCATCTCTGCCCCTGTTGGTGCGCACTTTATTGCGAGAAGTGCCTTCCACTCGGATGTTGAACCTTACAAACTGACAATTCTTAATGAATTGAAACGTGCAGAAACTGGTTCGGAAGTGGATACTGAAGAAACAGCCAGATTGAAAATCGAACGCAGCAAAGACAAAGAACTTGATGATTAA
- a CDS encoding hotdog fold thioesterase, with product MNKGVLKALGIKITVDEIGKCAVEMPITEKVMQPFGYVHGGVNVLLAETAASMGAYKMISDDEIAFGMEINANHLRAKQEGVLTATALLKHGGSTSQVWEIEVTDEEDKLVALSRCTVAIRKKR from the coding sequence ATGAATAAAGGTGTATTGAAGGCACTCGGTATTAAAATTACAGTTGACGAGATTGGTAAATGTGCAGTGGAAATGCCGATTACTGAAAAAGTAATGCAACCGTTTGGATACGTCCATGGCGGTGTGAACGTCCTCCTTGCAGAAACAGCAGCGAGCATGGGTGCATACAAAATGATTTCGGATGATGAAATTGCGTTTGGCATGGAAATCAACGCCAATCATTTGCGAGCAAAACAGGAAGGTGTACTGACAGCGACAGCACTTTTAAAGCACGGCGGTTCCACATCGCAGGTATGGGAAATCGAAGTGACTGACGAAGAAGATAAACTGGTCGCACTGAGCAGATGTACAGTCGCAATCAGGAAGAAAAGATAA
- a CDS encoding leucyl aminopeptidase family protein, producing the protein MNIKFEEKYIADEAAIVIGLPENIKELKNFDELDTLLNGLTEEIISANVLSDKYGKVTTTGVTIQRQYRKVIAVGLGDSSELTALKVQKAVGKLFQFMAGEKDTEIQIILDTFSFEPEDVADAVGMMSAVSSHKLTGYDSSDKKQFHDELDITLVTKADVKSAYEHGASLGSSITLARDFATMPPNMLYPESFADQLAVHFKDRPHVKGEVKDFDTLIQEGFGLLAAVGKASVRKPRLVTIEYKHPDATDDAPIALIGKGITYDSGGYSLKSRNGMRSMKYDMSGAANVVGMMDAITKLELPVHAVAVLALAENMVDGNGMRPDDVYKSLSGKTVEVSNTDAEGRLVLADAVYYAATKFSPKIMMDFATLTGAVIQAIGENRTGVFTNQGRKFINNLLISSKVTGEDIWHLPMSEQEDERVKKSDIADLLNADFKPGGASFAAAFINQFTEGTPWVHFDIAGTSNTSRSTPFAKKGSTGVMIRTILDLIESGTLYE; encoded by the coding sequence TTGAATATTAAATTTGAAGAGAAGTATATTGCTGATGAAGCGGCAATAGTAATCGGTTTACCTGAAAATATTAAAGAACTGAAGAATTTTGACGAGCTCGATACATTATTGAACGGTTTGACTGAAGAGATTATTTCGGCAAACGTACTGTCTGACAAATACGGTAAAGTAACGACAACCGGTGTGACTATCCAGCGTCAGTACCGTAAAGTGATCGCTGTCGGTCTTGGAGACAGCAGCGAACTGACTGCGCTGAAAGTACAAAAAGCTGTCGGTAAACTGTTCCAGTTTATGGCCGGTGAAAAAGACACTGAAATACAGATTATACTGGATACTTTTTCATTTGAACCTGAAGACGTGGCGGATGCTGTCGGTATGATGTCTGCAGTAAGCAGCCACAAACTGACAGGATACGATTCATCTGATAAAAAACAGTTCCATGATGAACTGGACATCACACTTGTTACAAAAGCTGATGTGAAAAGTGCATACGAACACGGTGCATCACTTGGCAGCAGCATTACACTTGCGAGAGATTTTGCAACAATGCCGCCGAACATGCTCTACCCGGAAAGCTTCGCAGATCAACTGGCAGTTCACTTTAAAGACCGTCCACATGTTAAAGGTGAGGTCAAAGATTTTGATACACTGATTCAGGAAGGTTTCGGTCTTCTTGCAGCAGTCGGCAAAGCTTCTGTCAGAAAACCGAGACTCGTGACGATTGAGTATAAGCATCCTGACGCAACCGATGATGCGCCGATTGCTTTAATCGGAAAAGGAATTACGTACGACTCAGGCGGCTATTCACTTAAATCGCGCAACGGCATGCGTTCGATGAAGTACGATATGAGCGGTGCGGCAAACGTTGTCGGTATGATGGATGCAATTACTAAACTGGAACTTCCTGTTCACGCAGTGGCTGTTCTCGCCCTTGCAGAAAACATGGTCGACGGTAACGGTATGCGTCCGGATGACGTTTACAAATCACTGTCAGGAAAAACAGTTGAGGTATCGAATACTGATGCTGAGGGCCGTCTGGTACTTGCAGATGCAGTGTACTATGCAGCGACGAAATTCAGTCCTAAAATTATGATGGACTTTGCAACTCTGACGGGTGCAGTCATTCAGGCAATTGGTGAAAACCGTACCGGAGTATTTACAAACCAGGGCAGAAAGTTCATCAACAATCTGTTAATCAGCAGTAAAGTGACAGGTGAAGACATCTGGCATCTGCCAATGTCAGAGCAGGAAGATGAAAGAGTGAAAAAATCGGATATAGCGGATCTGCTTAATGCTGACTTTAAGCCTGGCGGTGCGTCATTTGCTGCAGCATTTATTAATCAGTTCACAGAAGGCACACCGTGGGTACACTTTGATATTGCAGGGACGAGCAACACATCACGCTCAACACCATTTGCTAAAAAGGGCTCTACAGGTGTCATGATCCGTACGATACTCGACTTAATTGAATCGGGTACACTGTATGAATAA
- a CDS encoding Na+/H+ antiporter subunit D produces the protein MAINVLPMLPIILPFLAGVIMLFVGKRPMPHRIISAITGLVMVGIAGYNIYYVYVNGTMVSYMSNWSAPFGISVVYDMIAALLVFTTSLVMFFTVIYSFQSIGYEREKYYYYPMILFMITGINGAFTTGDIFNMFVFFEVFLLASYVLITLGSRKVQLQEGFKYLVVNIVSSNFFLVGLAYLYSITGSLNMADIHIKLSNYEGNLIIMTLVAVVFIFVFATKAGLFPLYFWMPGSYSAPPIPVIALFGALLTKVGVYAIARTFSLFFTTDTAFTHQLLLLMALLTIVAGCIGALAYTDMKQIIIYNIMIAVGVIIVGFSMMDYAGTVGAIYYLIHDMIIKAALFMMIGFIIFRTGKNDAADLGGLIKQHPFVGWMFFVASLSLAGVPPFPGFFGKLFIVESAFDNGHAISAVIVLLSSLIVLYSIMKIFIKVFWGEPAEPIELKNIKADKLLFSAVGLVIVSTIFGLSADFLFPAFEMAAESFFDPSSYSNYLMGVE, from the coding sequence ATGGCGATTAATGTATTACCTATGCTCCCAATCATTCTTCCATTTCTGGCTGGTGTCATTATGTTGTTTGTCGGAAAACGACCGATGCCCCACAGAATAATATCTGCAATAACAGGACTGGTTATGGTTGGTATAGCAGGCTATAACATCTATTATGTTTATGTTAACGGTACGATGGTGTCATATATGAGTAACTGGTCGGCGCCTTTTGGTATCAGTGTTGTCTATGACATGATTGCCGCACTGCTCGTATTCACTACGTCACTCGTGATGTTTTTTACAGTTATTTACTCTTTTCAATCTATTGGTTATGAAAGAGAAAAATATTACTATTACCCGATGATTTTATTTATGATCACAGGGATTAACGGTGCATTCACAACGGGAGATATTTTTAACATGTTCGTATTCTTCGAAGTGTTTCTTCTCGCTTCTTATGTACTGATTACACTCGGCAGCCGTAAAGTTCAGCTTCAGGAAGGATTTAAATACCTTGTTGTTAACATCGTATCTTCCAACTTCTTCCTCGTGGGTCTGGCCTACCTGTATTCTATTACAGGTTCGCTGAACATGGCTGACATTCACATTAAGCTGTCGAACTACGAAGGCAATCTGATAATAATGACGCTGGTTGCCGTTGTATTTATCTTTGTATTTGCAACTAAGGCCGGATTGTTCCCGCTGTATTTCTGGATGCCCGGTTCTTACAGTGCACCACCGATTCCGGTTATTGCACTGTTTGGCGCCCTGCTGACGAAAGTCGGCGTATATGCCATCGCACGAACATTTTCACTGTTCTTTACGACAGATACTGCATTTACACACCAGCTGCTTCTGCTGATGGCTCTGTTAACAATCGTTGCAGGCTGTATTGGAGCACTTGCCTACACTGACATGAAACAGATTATTATTTATAACATCATGATTGCAGTCGGTGTTATAATCGTCGGGTTCTCAATGATGGACTACGCGGGAACAGTCGGCGCAATTTACTATCTGATTCACGACATGATTATTAAAGCAGCATTGTTTATGATGATCGGCTTTATCATCTTCCGTACAGGTAAAAATGATGCAGCCGACCTCGGCGGCTTGATAAAACAGCATCCGTTTGTCGGGTGGATGTTCTTTGTCGCTTCACTGTCACTTGCCGGTGTACCACCGTTCCCGGGGTTCTTCGGTAAACTGTTTATCGTCGAATCCGCATTTGACAACGGCCATGCAATCTCTGCAGTAATCGTACTTCTGTCGAGTTTAATCGTGTTATACAGTATTATGAAAATATTTATTAAAGTATTCTGGGGTGAACCGGCAGAGCCGATTGAACTCAAGAATATCAAGGCGGATAAACTGCTGTTCTCAGCTGTTGGTCTCGTTATCGTTTCAACGATTTTTGGTCTTTCAGCAGACTTTTTATTCCCCGCTTTCGAAATGGCGGCTGAATCATTCTTTGATCCGTCATCATACTCAAACTATTTGATGGGGGTGGAATAA
- a CDS encoding YuzB family protein: MYTIVEFCNANMQKGTHDVYAQLDGNPGIDVVDYECTNNCGLCSKSYFVLVDGEIVAAKNSEQLLEKTYKRIDKNNQALDE; this comes from the coding sequence ATGTATACAATTGTCGAGTTTTGTAACGCCAATATGCAAAAAGGAACTCACGATGTGTATGCTCAGCTGGATGGAAATCCGGGAATCGATGTCGTCGATTATGAATGCACAAACAATTGCGGTTTGTGCAGTAAAAGTTATTTTGTTCTCGTAGACGGGGAAATCGTAGCTGCAAAAAACAGTGAGCAGCTGCTTGAGAAAACTTATAAGCGGATAGACAAAAATAATCAGGCATTAGATGAGTGA
- a CDS encoding YutD family protein codes for MITIDHMNFELVENYRDAFDEKVFIEKYSELLNKYDYIVGDVGYEKLRLAGFYKNSKRKVEPDKRVNAIEEYLNEYCNFGCAYFILRKVSKQELKEQAEKSVPEPTEEVNEEAGS; via the coding sequence GTGATTACAATTGATCATATGAACTTTGAGCTCGTGGAAAATTACCGCGATGCATTTGATGAAAAAGTGTTTATTGAAAAGTACAGTGAACTGCTGAATAAGTATGATTATATTGTCGGCGATGTCGGTTATGAAAAACTGAGGCTTGCCGGATTTTATAAAAATTCAAAACGCAAAGTTGAGCCGGATAAACGGGTTAATGCGATCGAAGAGTATTTAAATGAATACTGCAACTTCGGCTGTGCGTACTTTATCTTAAGAAAAGTTTCGAAACAGGAATTAAAAGAACAGGCTGAAAAGTCTGTTCCGGAACCAACTGAAGAAGTTAATGAAGAGGCCGGGTCTTAG
- a CDS encoding NifU family protein, producing the protein MAVSQDTMYEQVEEVLDKLRPFLLRDGGDVELVDVEDGIVKLRLLGACGTCPSSTITLKAGIERALLEEVPGFVEIEQVF; encoded by the coding sequence ATGGCAGTAAGTCAGGATACTATGTACGAACAAGTTGAAGAAGTATTAGATAAATTACGTCCATTCCTTCTGCGTGACGGCGGAGACGTTGAACTCGTAGATGTTGAAGACGGTATTGTGAAGCTCAGACTTCTTGGAGCTTGCGGAACATGCCCAAGTTCAACGATTACACTTAAAGCCGGTATCGAACGTGCACTTCTAGAAGAAGTACCAGGTTTTGTTGAGATCGAACAAGTGTTTTAA
- a CDS encoding Na(+)/H(+) antiporter subunit B, protein MKSTLKRAGYSKVQRQMNDVFIQFTSKVIFLIVLLFSVNLFLAGHYTPGGGFVGGLLAASAIILLLMAYDYETVKKMIPVNFHLMISIGLAFAIVVPTLLFFFGVPFFTHQHTYINVPVFGEVALHTAVLFDIGVFLTVAGTSLLIITLVGGAEK, encoded by the coding sequence ATGAAGAGCACGCTTAAGAGAGCTGGCTACAGTAAAGTACAGCGCCAGATGAACGATGTGTTTATCCAGTTCACTTCAAAAGTGATCTTTCTCATCGTCCTGCTGTTCTCTGTTAATTTATTTCTGGCAGGCCACTACACTCCCGGCGGTGGATTCGTCGGCGGGCTGCTGGCTGCCTCTGCCATCATTCTTTTACTGATGGCGTATGATTATGAAACTGTAAAGAAAATGATTCCGGTGAATTTTCACCTGATGATCAGTATCGGACTTGCTTTTGCAATCGTGGTACCGACATTGTTATTTTTCTTCGGTGTTCCGTTTTTCACTCATCAGCACACTTATATTAACGTGCCGGTGTTTGGAGAGGTTGCACTGCATACCGCAGTACTGTTTGACATCGGTGTATTCCTTACGGTAGCCGGTACTTCCCTGTTGATTATTACGTTAGTCGGAGGTGCTGAAAAGTAA
- a CDS encoding biotin transporter BioY translates to MKTKHLVFAALFTALIAVGAQLRISLGPIPFTLQVPMVLLAGLLLGRKLGLITVTAYIFIGLIGIPVFAGAGGPGAFVSPSFGFVLGFIPGVVITAMGGNTQPVRMMTFTILGMCAIFICGVVYFSFIMNAVIGTPMTLVEILMAAVVPFLIKDIILAVMTVMFARTLTMRGLLLT, encoded by the coding sequence ATGAAAACCAAACACCTCGTTTTTGCCGCATTGTTTACTGCGCTTATTGCCGTCGGCGCACAGCTCAGAATATCGCTCGGGCCTATTCCTTTTACATTGCAGGTGCCGATGGTGCTGCTTGCAGGACTGCTTCTCGGCAGAAAGCTCGGGTTGATAACAGTTACAGCATACATATTTATCGGCCTGATCGGTATTCCTGTATTTGCCGGTGCCGGAGGACCGGGCGCCTTCGTGTCGCCGTCGTTCGGCTTTGTGCTAGGATTTATACCGGGTGTCGTAATTACAGCGATGGGCGGCAACACTCAGCCCGTGCGCATGATGACTTTTACGATTCTCGGTATGTGTGCAATATTCATATGCGGTGTCGTTTACTTTTCATTTATTATGAACGCTGTAATCGGCACGCCGATGACACTTGTGGAAATATTAATGGCAGCAGTCGTGCCGTTTTTAATTAAAGATATAATACTTGCAGTGATGACGGTAATGTTTGCAAGAACATTGACAATGAGAGGGCTTCTGCTGACGTAA
- a CDS encoding TIGR01457 family HAD-type hydrolase has product MYKGYLIDLDGTMFNGDAVIDGAVDFIDRLNTAGIPYLFLTNNATRRPSEILGKFVSMGFTTTENHIYTSAQAMKTYLEAEFDAPSVYLIGTDSFRDTLTEGGTITLNDSAPDAVVMGLDTSITFEKITTACRLIQTGARFLATNPDIKIKTDFGFSPGNGSFVKLISEVTGVEPLITGKPNRYILDGALKRLNMSADDVAMVGDNYDTDILTGINGGLYTIHVGTGVHTKREVMMKNVPPSHTVDTLLDWQL; this is encoded by the coding sequence ATGTATAAAGGATATTTAATAGATCTCGACGGCACGATGTTTAACGGCGATGCTGTTATCGACGGTGCCGTCGATTTTATTGACCGGCTGAACACGGCCGGTATTCCGTACTTATTTTTAACGAATAATGCGACGAGACGTCCGTCGGAAATTCTCGGGAAGTTTGTGAGTATGGGATTTACGACGACAGAAAATCATATTTATACGTCAGCTCAAGCGATGAAAACGTATCTCGAAGCGGAGTTTGATGCACCGTCCGTGTATTTAATCGGCACGGACAGTTTTCGTGATACGCTGACAGAGGGCGGTACAATTACGCTGAATGATTCTGCACCGGATGCTGTTGTAATGGGGCTTGATACATCGATTACGTTTGAAAAAATTACAACTGCGTGCCGACTGATACAGACAGGTGCGCGTTTTTTGGCAACCAATCCGGATATAAAGATTAAAACGGATTTCGGTTTTTCACCGGGAAACGGTTCTTTCGTTAAACTGATCAGCGAAGTTACAGGTGTTGAGCCGCTCATTACAGGAAAGCCGAACCGTTATATTTTGGACGGTGCACTGAAGCGGCTGAATATGTCAGCTGACGATGTGGCGATGGTCGGGGATAATTACGACACAGATATACTGACAGGCATTAACGGCGGACTCTATACCATTCACGTCGGCACAGGCGTGCATACAAAAAGAGAAGTCATGATGAAAAATGTACCGCCGTCCCATACGGTGGATACACTTCTGGACTGGCAGTTATAA
- a CDS encoding Na(+)/H(+) antiporter subunit F1 has translation MTGFINIIVIISVIAFAFAMLGMIYRVLKGPTLHDRVITLDAFGVTLMGMIGLLSMALDTSYLLVVIMLIGMIGFVATIGFAKFLEKGVIIENDRDNNS, from the coding sequence ATGACAGGTTTTATTAATATAATTGTTATCATAAGCGTTATTGCATTTGCGTTTGCGATGCTGGGTATGATTTACAGAGTTCTGAAAGGACCTACACTGCATGACAGAGTTATTACACTGGATGCATTCGGTGTAACACTGATGGGTATGATCGGACTGCTTTCAATGGCACTTGATACATCGTACCTGCTGGTTGTAATTATGCTGATCGGTATGATCGGTTTCGTCGCAACAATCGGTTTTGCGAAATTCCTCGAGAAAGGTGTGATTATTGAAAATGACAGAGATAATAATAGTTAG
- a CDS encoding DUF86 domain-containing protein has protein sequence MYFVDKNLLNTRLDYIEGLAETIDTGNELALERACHMLIEATVDVGNMIIDAFILRDPGNYQDVMDILAQEKVIDAEDAEKFKSTFVWRKELTRNYQSIKHEAMRAEFKKNISAYKNFKASIEHFYKNDPQAVTAFSGESDV, from the coding sequence ATGTATTTTGTAGATAAAAACCTTTTAAACACGCGTCTCGACTATATTGAGGGACTGGCTGAAACTATTGATACCGGCAATGAACTCGCGCTCGAAAGAGCATGTCATATGCTCATTGAAGCGACTGTGGATGTCGGCAATATGATTATCGATGCATTTATATTAAGAGACCCGGGAAACTATCAGGATGTTATGGATATTCTCGCACAGGAAAAAGTAATCGATGCAGAAGATGCCGAAAAATTTAAAAGCACGTTCGTCTGGAGAAAAGAGCTGACAAGAAACTACCAATCAATCAAACATGAAGCAATGCGTGCGGAGTTTAAGAAAAACATCAGTGCGTATAAAAACTTTAAAGCGAGCATCGAACATTTTTATAAAAATGACCCGCAGGCGGTCACTGCATTCAGCGGAGAGTCGGATGTATAA
- a CDS encoding HesB/IscA family protein, with translation MSSVTLTESAAYEVKDMLEANDMADGFLRFKIQGGGCTGLTYGMAAESEATDKDEVFEYHGVKMLVAKMDLPVVDGTVIDFKQSLIGGGFTIENPNASLSCGCGSSFRTEANAGAPGDC, from the coding sequence ATGTCATCGGTAACACTGACTGAAAGTGCAGCATACGAAGTAAAAGATATGCTGGAAGCAAATGACATGGCAGATGGTTTCCTGCGATTTAAAATACAGGGCGGAGGCTGTACCGGTTTAACTTACGGTATGGCTGCAGAAAGCGAAGCTACAGACAAAGATGAAGTGTTTGAATACCACGGTGTGAAAATGCTTGTAGCCAAGATGGACCTGCCTGTTGTAGACGGTACTGTAATTGACTTTAAACAGTCGCTTATCGGCGGCGGCTTCACGATTGAAAATCCGAATGCAAGCCTGTCATGCGGCTGCGGATCATCGTTTAGAACCGAAGCAAATGCGGGTGCTCCCGGGGACTGTTAA
- a CDS encoding NAD(P)/FAD-dependent oxidoreductase encodes MSYERKKILVLGAGYAGLSTVAKLQKIIGVQEADITLINKNEYHYESTWLHETAAGSMNWEEGVYPIAKVVDNMKTRFIPAEVTKINRDEQTVETTQGVFEFDTLVVALGFESESFGIKGMDEFATTIVSPQTAVETREEIEKNFINYKTSKDPKDLSILVGGAGFTGVEFLGELVETLPVLCKAHGIDYNNVKITCVEAMPSMLPMFSDELTKHAVDFLEARGVEFMLGTAITAANENGFVVKVNDEEKQLEASSVVWTAGVRGSRLMEESFEGVKRGRIVVKEDLTIDGYPNIFAIGDVAAVMNGTGENARPYPTTAQIAMQLGEHTAKNIKLQLNGEKTEGFEYDDKGTVCSLGANDGVGVVLGREIKGKSAAFMKKVIDTRAVLKIGGIVLGATKGKFL; translated from the coding sequence ATGAGCTATGAAAGAAAAAAAATCCTGGTACTAGGTGCAGGTTACGCTGGCCTGTCTACAGTTGCAAAACTTCAAAAAATTATTGGAGTCCAGGAAGCGGACATCACTTTAATCAACAAAAATGAGTATCACTATGAATCAACATGGCTGCACGAAACGGCAGCAGGTTCTATGAACTGGGAAGAGGGCGTATACCCGATTGCTAAAGTTGTAGACAACATGAAAACGCGTTTCATCCCGGCTGAGGTTACGAAAATCAACCGCGATGAGCAGACTGTTGAAACGACTCAGGGTGTATTCGAATTCGATACGCTTGTAGTGGCACTTGGATTTGAAAGTGAATCATTCGGTATTAAAGGCATGGACGAGTTTGCAACGACAATCGTCAGCCCTCAGACTGCTGTTGAAACACGTGAAGAAATTGAAAAGAACTTTATCAATTATAAAACTTCAAAAGATCCTAAAGATCTTTCTATTCTTGTCGGAGGAGCAGGGTTCACAGGTGTTGAATTCCTTGGTGAGCTTGTTGAAACATTACCTGTACTATGTAAAGCACACGGTATTGACTACAACAACGTTAAGATTACATGTGTAGAAGCAATGCCTTCAATGCTTCCGATGTTCTCTGATGAATTAACTAAACACGCAGTTGATTTTCTTGAGGCACGCGGAGTTGAATTTATGCTCGGCACTGCAATTACTGCAGCGAACGAAAACGGATTCGTTGTTAAAGTCAACGACGAAGAGAAGCAGCTGGAAGCTTCAAGCGTAGTATGGACAGCGGGAGTACGCGGTTCACGTCTGATGGAAGAATCATTCGAAGGCGTTAAACGCGGACGCATCGTAGTTAAAGAAGATTTAACTATTGACGGCTATCCGAACATCTTCGCTATCGGAGACGTTGCAGCAGTTATGAACGGCACCGGCGAAAATGCCCGTCCGTATCCGACAACAGCTCAAATTGCGATGCAGTTAGGTGAGCACACTGCTAAGAATATTAAGCTTCAGTTAAACGGTGAAAAAACTGAAGGATTTGAATATGATGACAAGGGAACAGTATGTTCACTTGGTGCCAATGATGGTGTCGGTGTAGTTTTAGGCCGTGAAATCAAAGGTAAATCAGCAGCATTCATGAAGAAAGTCATCGATACACGTGCGGTACTTAAAATCGGCGGCATAGTATTAGGTGCAACAAAAGGTAAATTCCTGTAA